A stretch of Brassica rapa cultivar Chiifu-401-42 chromosome A08, CAAS_Brap_v3.01, whole genome shotgun sequence DNA encodes these proteins:
- the LOC103834251 gene encoding extensin-like, which produces MAPKGVTNTLVFVLALISILFIGQTKAQGRPSPRLPPPPPLQRPSSPPPPLLVCPPCVCPILSPPPPNTPPPTPQTSPITPVAPPPQTPPSNLPPAFPPNNPSATTPPQTSPTPPPQTPSVSPPITPTISPQLPPSNITPTPTEEILPVRPSVPPSQTPPVHSPIFSPKSPSILPPQVPSVPLPITPSETPSTIPPQTPLQSPPQTPPTTPPQTPLAPPPNTPQPSSPPLNFQPPPPPPQTPPSPPPNSQPPSVPLPITPPQTPPQSPPQTPPTTPPETPPVSPPNTPPLPSPPLNFQPPPPPPQTPPSSPPNSQPPSVPLPITPPQTPPQSPPQTPPTTPPETPPVSPPNTPPLPSPPLNFQPPPPPPQTPPSPPPNSQPPPPPTCPRNASQLRACSNTIRRFGNFLDFGRAQPCCSLIRDLSDAEVAACLCGLVQPQSQRYSTPSRNIFIICRACGRPMPRGFMCP; this is translated from the coding sequence ATGGCCCCAAAAGGTGTAACAAACACTTTAGTTTTTGTTCTTGCATTGATCAGCATCCTCTTCATCGGCCAAACCAAAGCCCAAGGCCGGCCTAGTCCCCGGTTGCCTCCACCTCCACCACTACAACGGCCTTCATCACCACCTCCACCATTATTGGTGTGTCCACCATGTGTTTGTCCAATATTATCACCACCTCCACCAAACACCCCACCGCCAACCCCTCAGACTTCACCAATAACACCAGTGGCTCCCCCACCGCAGACACCACCTAGCAACCTACCCCCAGCGTTTCCACCAAACAATCCATCAGCAACCACACCACCGCAAACTTCTCCAACTCCACCACCACAGACTCCATCAGTAAGTCCTCCAATCACTCCAACCATATCACCCCAGCTTCCTCCATCAAACATCACGCCAACGCCTACGGAGGAGATTCTACCAGTGCGTCCTTCAGTTCCACCATCACAGACTCCGCCAGTGCATTCTCCAATTTTTTCACCTAAATCTCCATCAATCTTACCACCACAGGTTCCATCAGTGCCTCTTCCAATTACACCATCAGAAACTCCATCAACCATACCACCGCAGACGCCACTACAAAGTCCACCTCAAACTCCACCAACCACACCACCACAAACTCCACTAGCGCCTCCTCCAAACACACCACaaccttcttctcctcctctaaATTTCCAACCACCACCTCCCCCACCGCAGACTCCTCCGTCTCCTCCCCCAAACTCCCAACCACCCTCAGTGCCTCTTCCAATTACACCACCACAGACGCCGCCACAAAGTCCACCCCAAACTCCGCCAACCACACCACCAGAGACTCCACCAGTGAGTCCTCCAAACACACCACCACTTCCTTCTCCTCCTCTAAATTTCCAACCACCACCGCCCCCACCGCAGACTCCTCCGTCTTCTCCCCCAAACTCCCAACCACCCTCAGTGCCTCTTCCAATTACACCACCACAGACGCCGCCACAAAGTCCACCCCAAACTCCGCCAACCACACCACCAGAGACTCCACCAGTGAGTCCTCCAAACACACCACCACTTCCTTCTCCTCCTCTAAATTTCCAACCACCACCGCCCCCACCGCAGACTCCTCCGTCTCCTCCCCCAAACTCCCAACCACCACCACCCCCAACTTGTCCCAGAAATGCCAGCCAATTAAGGGCATGTTCAAATACCATAAGACGTTTTGGTAACTTCCTGGACTTTGGAAGAGCACAACCATGCTGCTCTCTCATCCGAGATCTATCTGATGCTGAAGTAGCTGCATGCCTATGTGGTTTGGTGCAACCACAAAGTCAAAGATATTCCACTCCTTCTCGCAATATCTTTATCATTTGTAGGGCTTGTGGTCGCCCGATGCCTCGAGGTTTTATGTGCCCATAA